A genomic window from Limnochordia bacterium includes:
- the cas7b gene encoding type I-B CRISPR-associated protein Cas7/Csh2, translating to MSFENRRELLFVYTVKDANPNGDPLNANHPRYDEDAGQLLVSDVRIKRTIRDQWVRDGLNVFVDGEPKTLKTRFEELKKKTNGQTGEEVLSQCIDARLFGATFALGSESFSWTGPVQFKWGRSLNRSRVELVQGTAAFVSREGSEQRSFRNEYIVPFAVIAAYAIANQYPSQVTGATDADLDLLIDGMWDGTVNLITRSKVGHEPQLILQVVYNEGFNGITGSLDDRVKLVDDEGRCLSEEEQLALRSLANIQLDVSELSDAILYHDEAIKLVDIVHSKDLKLLGLERLSQLGNRLAVEKR from the coding sequence ATGTCTTTCGAAAACAGAAGAGAATTATTGTTCGTCTATACCGTAAAAGATGCTAACCCCAATGGTGATCCTCTAAATGCAAATCACCCTCGCTATGATGAGGATGCCGGACAATTACTTGTTTCTGATGTCAGGATTAAACGCACGATTAGGGATCAGTGGGTCAGGGATGGGCTCAACGTTTTTGTGGATGGTGAACCAAAGACTCTAAAAACTCGTTTTGAGGAGCTAAAGAAGAAAACCAATGGGCAGACTGGGGAGGAAGTACTCTCGCAGTGCATCGATGCAAGATTGTTCGGGGCGACTTTTGCATTAGGTAGCGAAAGCTTTTCCTGGACTGGGCCGGTGCAGTTTAAATGGGGCAGATCGCTAAATCGATCTCGTGTGGAGTTAGTTCAGGGTACAGCGGCTTTTGTCTCACGAGAAGGTAGTGAGCAGCGTTCTTTCCGTAACGAATACATTGTTCCCTTTGCGGTTATTGCGGCCTATGCCATAGCTAATCAATACCCTTCCCAGGTAACCGGGGCCACCGATGCGGACTTGGATCTGCTTATTGATGGGATGTGGGATGGCACCGTTAACCTTATTACAAGGAGTAAGGTAGGGCATGAACCACAGTTAATCCTCCAGGTTGTGTATAACGAAGGTTTTAACGGTATTACCGGTTCCCTGGATGATAGAGTGAAGTTAGTCGACGATGAAGGACGATGTCTTTCCGAAGAAGAACAGTTGGCCCTAAGATCCTTGGCGAATATACAGCTTGATGTTTCAGAGCTAAGTGACGCGATTCTTTACCATGACGAAGCTATAAAATTAGTGGATATCGTCCACTCCAAAGATTTAAAACTGCTTGGATTAGAACGGTTGAGCCAACTTGGTAATCGGTTGGCCGTCGAAAAGAGGTGA